A single genomic interval of Lucilia cuprina isolate Lc7/37 chromosome 2, ASM2204524v1, whole genome shotgun sequence harbors:
- the LOC111678548 gene encoding tubulin monoglutamylase TTLL4 isoform X3: MNKPRKGDMYSKYNTESEFHQRRSFQVTENDSYYVLNGKNIVNDSSFSQSLNASIGKDENVMKMPKRFQQEVFNQQMTYDYENDRGLEDDFDLLPKSPVSRYRTYKLSYQHHNDHHRVSEYQQHQKQEHQYRQGQQSLQRDNQNDQSYHYHYAKKSAYEDVYGSQSIPPFCVHQSSVNKLFNNNNNDNNYYKKYGDRFIGEKHDHQPLPTTECLQLKSSDKSFPKFAGEQHYQHYYSYFYNQNSPSSKLVSSVGRGRKLPITSRMPFSKKNVHSAESQLIAKYDLISVEANNLVPNNNDCENTPRANYNYVLREKTANNNNEIDAFENGNWHFESNDVAQVKNAGGDYLDLKPFDVHEYNSNSFCKEDSKTTLFLEQLKNKRKLRTNSGENGANFGYNSQISIEEMDNVVENENASNVYESAKRQQNQQSINVKDETTHRHVKLPVTPTKSKGNTSAKKCSPPPKNRRVLIYNIQSPRLSRLSTSNTRLQRSKFKIHNETKDYNKTATGATSCENKNDADFIQVLNSVSHKKNCDSSKQSDGNKNDDHLNGNNDDDNSDVDDDDDFDNVSDFGTSSDSDISSDSEEGYRSYAYKLTHSLDVVSTSPSVESSINSESESLDNPDALLVPSLFPNVPPYLAFSSNTKKGPEVPSDLYRILKWRVTNVMPRVVRSILANSGMRLLKKTNDWMGVWGKHMKSPCFKTIRPYQKINHLPGSFKIGRKDSCWKNLVKLMAKHGKKDFGFMPKTYIIPNDLKQLRKSWPKYAQKNVKWIIKPPASARGTGIRVVDRWAQIPKRKPLIVQKYIERPLLINGSKFDLRLYVLVTSINPLRVYMYHNGLARFASVKYSDKSDTLNDRCMHLTNYSINKFSSNYSKNEDVNACHGHKWTIKSLWTYLGSRGVRTDLLWSALKSLVLRTILAGENSINNMIRANVESKYSCFELFGFDVLLDADLVPWLLEVNISPSLHSELPLDSHVKAPLVQSVLNTALYNIPPKIPIERQREIAMEMSLPPGPICYDKRMYINYLSRAEKIKHNTFTRKSMEDRDEYVNGILEHLTPDDVRCLVIAEDELARCSPLERIFPTIDTYKYLKYTEAPRYYNRLLDAWESRYANNRTEGIHLLRQYCEDQYHLQVPQIPTKKDFLAKFLRWILKS; this comes from the exons ATGAACAAACCAAGAAAAGGTGATATGTATTCAAAATACAACACAGAAAGTGAATTTCATCAACGTCGTAGTTTTCAAGTTACGGAGAATGATTCATATTATGTTCTCAATGGAAAAAACATAGTAAACGATAGTTCATTTTCTCAATCATTAAACGCTAGTATTGGAAAGGATGAAAATGTTATGAAAATGCCAAAACGATTTCAACAAGAAGTATTTAATCAACAAATGACATATGATTATGAGAACGATCGTGGGCTAGAAGATGACTTTGATTTGCTTCCGAAGTCTCCAGTTTCTAGATACAGGACTTATAAGCTAAGTTATCAGCATCACAATGATCATCATAGAGTGAGCGAATATCAGCAACATcaaaaacaagagcatcaaTACCGTCAAGGTCAACAGAGTTTACAACGTGATAATCAAAATGATCAAAGTTACCACTATCATTATGCGAAAAAAAGTGCTTATGAAGATGTTTATGGTAGCCAAAGTATACCACCGTTCTGTGTTCATCAGAGTTCTGTTAACAAACTcttcaataacaataacaatgataataattattacaaaaaatatggtGACCGTTTTATTGGAGAAAAACATGATCATCAACCACTGCCAACAACAGAATGTCTTCAACTGAAAtc ttcGGATAAATCCTTCCCTAAATTTGCGGGTGAACAACACTACCAGCACTACTACTCTTATTTCTATAATCAAAATAGTCCTAGTTCTAAATTAGTGAGTAGTGTGGGGCGTGGCAGGAAATTGCCTATCACATCAAGAATGCCATTTTCAAAGAAGAATGTACATTCTGCCGAAAGTCAATTAATAGCCAAATATGACTTAATATCTGTCGAAGCCAACAATTTGGTGCCGAACAATAATGATTGTGAGAATACGCCCCGTGCgaattataattatgttcttaGAGAAAAAACTGCGaacaataacaatgaaattGATGCGTTTGAGAATGGAAATTGGCATTTTGAGTCCAATGATGTGGCGCAGGTTAAAAATGCTGGAGGGGATTATTTAGACCTAAAACCGTTTGATGTTCATGAATATAATTCTAATAGTTTTTGTAAAGAGGATTCTAAAACAACCTTGTTTTTAGAACAGCtaaaaaataaacgtaaatTACGAACCAACTCTGGAGAGAATGGAGCAAATTTTGGTTATAATAGTCAAATTTCAATTGAAGAAATGGATAACGTTGTAGAAAATGAAAATGCTTCAAATGTATACGAATCAGCAAAAAGACAGCAGAACCAACAATCTATAAATGTAAAAGATGAGACCACTCATAGACACGTCAAATTACCTGTGACTCCAACAAAATCAAAGG gtAATACTTCAGCAAAAAAATGTTCACCTCCACCAAAAAATCGCCGAGTCTTAATTTACAATATTCAAAGTCCACGTCTATCTCGTTTATCAACATCTAATACTCGATTACAACgatctaaatttaaaattcacaatGAGACAAAGGACTATAACAAAACTGCAACAGGTGCAACATCGTGCGAAAACAAAAATGATGCTGATTTTATTCAAGTACTTAATTCTGTAAGTCATAAAAAAAACTGTGATAGCAGCAAGCAAAGTGATGGGAATAAAAATGATGATCACCTTAATGGAAATAACGACGATGACAACAGTGATgtagacgatgatgatgattttgatAATG TTTCAGATTTTGGTACCAGTAGTGACTCAGACATTTCTTCAGATTCTGAAGAGGGCTATAGGTCGTACGCTTATAAATTAACGCATTCATTGGATGTCGTGTCTACTTCGCCATCGGTAGAATCTTCAATAAATTCTGAATCTGAAAGTTTAGATAACCCTGATGCTCTTTTAGTACCCAGTTTGTTTCCGAACGTACCACCGTATTTAGCGTTTTCTTCGAACACCAAAAAGGGTCCCGAGGTTCCCAGTGATCTCTATAGAATACTTAAATGGAGAGTCACAAATGTTATGCCGCGTGTAGTACGCTCGATTTTAGCGAATAGTGGGATgcgtttattaaaaa AAACAAATGACTGGATGGGTGTCTGGGGAAAGCATATGAAATCGCCGTGTTTTAAAACAATCCGGCCATACCAAAAAATCAATCACTTGCCAGGATCTTTCAAAATAGGACGAAAGGATTCTTGTTGGAAAAATTTAGTCAAATTAATGGCGAAGCATGGAAAGAAGGACTTTGGATTTATGCCCAA AACCTACATTATACCAAATGATTTAAAACAGTTACGAAAAAGCTGGCCAAAATATgctcaaaaaaatgttaaatggaTAATAAAACCACCTGCGAGTGCAAGGGGTACAGGAATTCGGGTAGTCGATAGATGGGCACAAATACCTAAACGAAAACCTCTCATAGTGCAGAAATACATTGAACGCCCGTTGCTAATAAATGGAAGTAAATTTGATTTACGTTTGTATGTTTTAGTAACATCTATTAACCCATTGCGAGTTTACATGTATCATAATGGCTTAGCCCGATTTGCATCAG TTAAATACAGTGACAAATCAGATACATTAAACGACCGTTGTATGCATTTAACCAATTATAGCATAAACAAATTCTCATCTAACTATTCTAAGAATGAAGATGTCAACGCCTGCCATGGCCACAAGTGGACGATAAAATCGTTGTGGACATATTTGGGAAGCCGTGGTGTTCGTACGGATCTGTTATGGTCAGCTTTAAAAAGTTTAGTTCTGCGTACAATTTTAGCTGGCgaaaattcaattaataataTGATAAGAGCAAATGTCGAGTCAAAGTACAGTTGCTTTGAATTATTTGGTTTTGATGTTCTCTTAGATGCAGATTTAGTTCCTTGGCTATTAGAAGTCAATATTTCACCGTCATTGCATTCTGAGCTACCGCTAGATTCACATGTAAAGGCACCACTTGTCCAAAGTGTTTTAAATACTGCTCTATATAAT ataccaCCTAAAATTCCTATCGAGCGACAAAGAGAAATTGCTATGGAAATGTCATTGCCACCAGGACCTATTTGTTACGATAAACGGatgtatattaattatttatcgCGAGCTGAAAAAATTAAGCATAATACTTTCACACGTAAAAGTATGGAGGATCGTGATGAg tacGTTAATGGTATTTTGGAACATTTAACGCCGGATGATGTACGATGCCTCGTAATTGCGGAAGACGAGTTGGCACGCTGTTCTCCATTGGAACGCATTTTCCCTACCATTGAcacttacaaatatttaaaatatactgaAGCACCTCGGTACTACAATCGTTTGCTAGATGCATGGGAATCACGTTATGCCAATAATCGAACTGAAGGTATTCATCTATTACGCCAATACTGTGAAGATCAATATCATCTTCAAGTGCCTCAAATACCAACTAAAAAG